The window GTAAGGCCAATTCGGCCATGGCAATAGATCCGATTTCCGGGGAAATACTATTCTATACGGATGGAGCTTTGGTTTACAATTATTTAAACGATGCCATGCAAGGGGTAGTAGGGGAATTGGGTGGTGTAGAAACAGCCAAACAATCCGTTGCCATATCCGCATTGGATTATGAACTTGACCCCAATGGAGCCAAAGATTTTTATATTTTTTATATCAGTTCAGATGGCCTGCTGCAGTACAGTTTAGTAGATATGAATGATCAGGGTGGGGCACCGGCCAACCAACCTCCGGCAGGGGCAGTAAGCCAAGGGGGGATCATAGGAGATGCTCAAGGTGCTATTTTAACTGTTAAATCAGGTAGTTCACCGGATTATATCATCAGTTTTGATGATGGGAATTTAACAGCAAAACGACTTGAAGACCAAGAGGGCCAGTTTACAGATACGGATACGTTGTCATTGACCTCAGCACCTCAAACCATGATGTTTGATGAAGAGAGGGGCATATTGTACATCGTTTCAGGCATAGCCGGAGAAGATATTTTATCCATTCCTTTCGATCCTGATACAGGGGCCTTTGGAACACCTGAAACTTTGCCTGGAACAGGAGGAACTGAAATAATTACAGGGCTGGAAGTGTCTCCGGATGGAGATTTCCTCTATTATGCGCAAGGTGATGACCTGATGAGGTTTTTTATCAGTGATGAAGCAATAGACCCGGAGATTCCCGAAAGTCAGATCCCTTCCGCTACCGCCGCCTCAATGCCTCTTGAAGCTGAAATATTCAAAATCTATGATGTTAAGGTAGGGCCTGACGGGCAACTTTATTATATATATGAAGAAGTTGAAGGAGGTCCTCAATATGTTGGCAGGGTTACCAATCCGGATGAATGGACTTTAATAGGATTGGAAATAGAAGAGCTTCCATTTAATGGAAGTGATTTTTGTGGAACAGTATTTCCTCAATTCTCACCCAATATTGATTTGGGGCCGACGGTTGATTTTACCTGGCAACCGGAAATGCCTTGTATGAATACTTCCATTCAATTGACGAGTGAGGTGACACCTTTGAATTACCGTCCTGTAAGTTTTGAGTGGGAGATTTTACCCCCACTTACTGATGAGAATGGTGAAGAGATTGAGATGGACCTGACTGTTGAACATTTGTTATTGCCCCAAGAGGCAACAGCTGAAGAGCAAGTGACTGTAAGTTTAACTGTTACCTATGCCAATGGTGAAACAGGGAATGTCACCAAGAGTATTCCGTTGACAGAAAACAATTTAACAGCTCAATTTAGCCCTTCTGACACTACCTTATGTGAGCCGGCTTGTATTGATTTAATGCCACTCATTGAAGCGCAGAGTGAAAGTGAGGATGGTGGACAAGGAGGGCAGCAAGGAGGAGGATTAGGTGGAGGAACAGGAGGCCAAGGGCAAAGTGGGCAGAATTACGAATATTTTTGGTCCAATAAGAGAGATGAAGGCTGGGGGCCGGAAGCGCCGAATGAAGTTTGTGAACCGGGATATTATTGGGTATTGGTTAGAGAGCAAGGATCCAATTGTTATGCTTATGCAGGGATTAGGATCAAAATATGGGATGTAGAAGATCAGAGCAATAATATTTGGTACTTTGGTGATGGTGCAGGTTTGGATTTTAATAGAGACCCTGATGACCCGGATGCCCCTACACCTCGTCCTATAGAAACTCCACACCCACAAGATATCCCTGCAGGAGTTACCACGGTATCAGACCAAACTGGGCAGGTTTTGTTTTACACAGATGGACAGACTGTTTGGGACTTAAATGGTGATGCAATGCAAAATGGGGAAGACATAGGAGGTGATAACCTGTCGAGTAGCAGTGTCTTGGCCGTGCCAATCGCAACAGATGAGACCATGTATTACTTATTTACTACCCAATTAGGGGCAGGAGGAGAGAATGAGGTGAAGTACTCACTCGTAGATATAAAAGGGGATAACCCCGATGGGATAGGGAATGTAGTTACAAAAGACAATCTATTGTTTAGCCCCAGTACCCAACATTCAGCTGCGTTTAATTCAGGAGATACCATTTGGGTGGCTTTCCATGAACAAGGAAACAACACCTTCAGGTTGTACCCTATCAGCGATGAAGGGATAGGTCAGCCCGTGTTGAACTCGGTAGGGAGTAATTTTGATTTTGGAGATGGAGTGGGAACCATGAAATTTTCAAATGATGGCAGCAAAGTGGCCATTACTTTTCAAGTCGGAGGGGAGAATAAAGTTGAAATCTTTGATTTTGATCAGGAAACCGGAGAAATGACCACCTATGCTCAGTTGGATATGGGCGCCGAAGGGAATATATATGGGTTAGAGTTTTCGGATGATTCAAATAGAATTTTTGTGTCTTATACCGATGGCGGGCCCGGAATTGAAGAGTATTTTATACAGGGACTTGAGGAAACCGATAATAGTGATCCGGAAAACCCGGTGACAACGGTGTGTCCTGAATGCTTTGAAGACGCTAGAAGTCAAGAAGCGATTCAAAGCTGCATACTGTCAAGTAAAGAAGTAATTCCTGATACCCAAAGTCTTGCTTTGGGTGCCCTTCAAATGGGACCTGATGGGCAAATCTATACCGCGGTTGTGGGGTCAAATCAGATCGGCCAAGTGCAAGTAGGGAGTAGTTGTAATCCATCCACTTTTACACAATCGGGAGTAGAGGCCATGCCCGGTACCAGCAATTTAGGTTTGCCTTCATTTGTGCAAAATTCTGGCAGTTCAATTCCTGACCCTGCACTTGATGGTCCGGATAGGCTATGTTTGAGCAATGATATTGGTGCCTTAGGAGAATTTGAAGCAGGAGGAGAACCCGATATTGATACCTACAATTGGACCATATTCAATGAGGAAGGAGAGGTTGTGGATGAATTTTTAAATGGCGGAGAGGACCTACAAGAATTAGAGTATTTCTTTCAGGAAGTGGGTATTTACACCGTTCAGTTACAGGTAGACAGGTGTGGTAGCCCTTGGGAAGAAGTGTTCAGACATGAGGTTGAGGTGGTTCCTTCTCCGGTAATTACCTTACCTGATGAGATATCACTTTGTGGAGAGGAGATATCATTGGTGGCTGTAGACCCAGATGATCCTAGAATGGATGAATATTTGTTTAGATGGGTAAATGCAGCAGGAGTAGTGGTTGGCAATAGCAATGAGTTACTTGTAACTGAAGAGAGCATTTACACTGTTTTTGTATCTTATGCCATACCAGAAGACTATGATGAGGATGAGGAGTACCAAACTTGTCCTGCTAGTCAGTCTGTTTTTGTTGGTCCACCCTTTGATTTTACAATTGAGCAATCTTCAGCAACAGTTTGTTATGGAGATTCTGTCCGTTTTTCTCCCGACACACCGGTATCCGGGCTTTGGTCAATTCGTTTGGGAACCAGTGGTGAATATTCTGAAATTGGAGAAACTCAGGAATTAAGTTTGAATACCACTGACCTTGCCGGGCCGGGAACTTATGAGTTATTATTCCAAGCAGCTGATCCGCTAAATAGCAATTGCATAGTTGAGAGAACAGCCACTTTAGAAGTAAGCGGGTTACCAGAATTTTCGGTGACAGAAATAGAACCTTCAGAAAGCTGTACGGTGACCAGCGGAAGCATAATAGTGGAGGCGAATGCTCCATTGGATAGTTTGGTTTTGGAAGAAACAAATCAAATTTTCACAACAGTTCAAGAAAATGCCCAAATAACTTTTGATGGCTTGGCACCCGGAACTTACACCTTTACAGGCTTTATTGGGTCCTGTGAAAATACACTTACTGCCGTTGTGGAAAACAATACCCCGCCGGAGGATGTGACTTTCACTGTTTCAACCTTGCCCGAATCATGTAGTGATACCGGGCCTCAGGATGGTGCCATTGTTATAGTTTTTGATGGAGACCCTGTTTCCGGGGAATACACCATAACTAATGTGGCCACTGGAGAAGAAGCCAAGGCTACTTTTTCAGATCAGACCAGTATGAATATAGTGCTTCCGGCCGGGACCTACGTTGTGGAAGTATCCAATGAATTGGGTTGTGTGGTTCCTGCTCCGGGTACTTATGAAATAGATTCAGGTGAAGAAGAGATTTCGCTGAGTAGCCCCGGATTCTGTGGAGGTGTCCTTACCTCGGAAATTTCCTTGGACAATGAAATTTCTGCTACAGATAGAATTGAGTGGTACAGGGTGGTAGGTGCTACCAAGAATTTGATTGCAGGTGAAGAAAACCCTGTATTAATAGTACGAGACCCTGGAACTTATGAGGTTCGGCTGTTGAATGAGGCAGGTTGTTTATTAGGAATTGAGCAAATTACCCTCAATCAATCGGATGCTCTTCCTCCGGTATTGTCTCCAAATTATATTATTTGCGCTGCATCAAATGATTTGGTTACTCTCGATGTCGGGTCGTGGGACACTTACGAATGGAGCAAGGATGGTGCTGTGGTAAGTATCACACCAACTTTTACACCTACAGTAGAGGGAGACTATACATTGTTTGTAGTTGATGCGGAAGGGTGTGATTACACGATTGAATTTAGGATTACAGAAGTTTGCGAAGTGAATGTGACCTATCCTAATGCCATAAGGCCAGGTGATCCGGACAGGAATTTCTTGATTTATACGACCGGGGACATTGACATGCTTTCTGTTTTGATTTACAATCGGTGGGGTGAATTGATTTATTTCTGCGAACAAGAAAATATTTCAGAAAACCTTTCTATTTGTGCTTGGGATGGCATGGTGGATGGTAGAAAGGTGCCTTCGGGAACATATCCGGTAATTGTGAAGTTTACCAATGAACAACAAAATATAAACAAAGTAAAAAGAGACGCAATTGTCGTAATTGAATAGTATATGATAGTATTGATTTCCCCAGCCAAAACCCTTGACTACAGTTCCACAAATATTTCTATTAAAAGCCAACCTGAGTTTAAAAAAGAAATTGGGGAACTGGTTTCTATCATGAAAAAAAAGTCAGGTAAATCGATTCAGGATTTGATGGGGGTAAGTGAAAATTTGGCTGAATTAAATGTAGACCGTTATCGGCAGTTTTCAGATGTTTTCAATGAAGAAAATTCTAAGCAGGCTCTTTTAGCTTTCAAAGGAGATGTGTATACCCATATCGATGTAGATTCTTTTTCTACCGAAGATTTTTCCTTTGCACAGGTACATTTAAGAATTTTATCAGGGCTATACGGGCTTTTGAGGCCCATGGACATGATTCAGCCTTATAGGTTAGAAATGGGGATAAAATTAAAGAATAAACGAGGTAAGAACCTCTATGAATTTTGGGGGGATAAAATTACCAAAGAACTTAATGAACTTGCGGGTGAGCAACCTGTCATTAACCTGGCCTCCAAGGAATACTTTAAAGCAGTGAAAAAGAAATCCTTAAAATCTCAGCTTGTAAGTCCCATATTTAAGGAATATAAAAACGGCTCTTACAAAAATATTGGTATTTTTTCCAAACAAGCGAGAGGCCTAATGACAGATTTTATCATTAAAAATAAAATAGAAGACCCTGAAATGCTAAAAACCTTTAATGAAGGGAAATATGAGTATTCAGAAAGCAAAAGTAGTTCCGATGAATGGGTATTTATTAGGTAATAATTTAATAGCTACTTTTAGGAGAAAGTTTTACTATTGACGTCCTTTGCAGGGAAAATAGAATTTAATCCAATTGAAAAGACGGGATATTTAATTAAAAGTTTTACTTTTTTAAATTGTTTTGGTTATATTATTCGAAATATTTAAGGGGTGAAATCCTCTTTTTTTCATATTTATTTGGTAATCTTGATAAATTTAATTTTTGAAATATGATAAGCATAGACTTGATTGCAGGGGCACGCCCTAATTTTATGAAAATTTCTCCAATAATAGATGCGATTACTGCAGCTGCAGGAGAAGGGAAGGCAATTACTTTTAGACTGATTCACACAGGCCAACATTACGACAAAAACATGTCCGGAAGCTTTTTTGAACAGTTGGGGATTCCTGAACCGGATGTAAATCTTGGTGCAGGTGGTGGTACTCAAGCTGAGCAAACTGCAGCCATTATGATTGGTTATGAAAAATTGCTGATGGAAGGTGAAAAACCGGATCTTTGCCTGGTGGTAGGAGATGTTACCTCTACAATGGCCTGCACGATTACAGCTCAAAAACTTCATGTAAAAGTAGCGCATGTGGAGGCAGGAATAAGGTCTGGAGATTGGTCCATGCCCGAAGAGATTAACCGTATGGTTACAGATAGTATCACAAATTTCTTTTTCACTACCTCTGAAGTAGCGAATGAAAGCCTAAGGAAATCCGGAGTTGAGGATGAGCGCATTTTTTATGTGGGTAATACCATGATCGATACTTTACTTAAGCATAGACCTAGGTTTCAAAAACCGGAAGTTTGGGATAAAATTGGCTTGGAAAAAGGGAAATACATTGTGATGACTTTACATAGACCTGCAAATGTAGACCAAGAAGAAAAACTTAAAGAATTGATTCAAGAAATCATTGACCATTCAGGAGGCTTACCATTAGTTTTTCCAGTTCATCCCAGAACCAAGAAAATGCTTCAAAATTTAGGGATATCCCATGAAAGGCTGCATATGATTGATCCTCTAGGCTACTTAGAGTTTAATTACCTTGTAGAAAGTGCCAAGGCCGTGGTTACCGATTCAGGAGGGATCACGGAAGAAACCACAGTTATGGGAATCCCTTGCATGACTTTGAGGGACAATACCGAGCGTCCTGAAACCATTACTGAAGGTACCAATGAATTGCTTGGTACAGATCCACAAGCCATTAAACCGGCCATGGAAAAATTGTTTTCAGACAACTGGAAAACAGGAAAAGTGCCTTATTTATGGGATGGTAAAACCGCAAAAAGGATAGTTGAGGTATTGCTTCAAAAATTAGGTTAATTACTTTATATATAGACTGTAAGCTATTTACTGCCCTTTCTGACAATAAAAGATGATTTCTTTTTCAGGAAGGGCAAATTTTTTCACCATTTCTTCCGGTAATTGCTTGACAAAGTTGTTTTCCGATACCATCAAACCGGACTTGCTCAGCCTTTTGGCATAGTCTTTACCATATTTTCGGACATGATCGCTTTGACCAAACACCCGTTCTCTTTCTTTGGGGTCCGTTATGCTTTTGTCTTCAAGCGTCACCTCTTGTTCGTATACAGGAGATTGAATAATTCCCCAACCATTTGGTTTCAAGACCCGATTGATTTCCGCGCAAGCTTTTATGTCATCTTCCACATGTT of the Cyclobacterium marinum DSM 745 genome contains:
- the yaaA gene encoding peroxide stress protein YaaA, coding for MIVLISPAKTLDYSSTNISIKSQPEFKKEIGELVSIMKKKSGKSIQDLMGVSENLAELNVDRYRQFSDVFNEENSKQALLAFKGDVYTHIDVDSFSTEDFSFAQVHLRILSGLYGLLRPMDMIQPYRLEMGIKLKNKRGKNLYEFWGDKITKELNELAGEQPVINLASKEYFKAVKKKSLKSQLVSPIFKEYKNGSYKNIGIFSKQARGLMTDFIIKNKIEDPEMLKTFNEGKYEYSESKSSSDEWVFIR
- the wecB gene encoding non-hydrolyzing UDP-N-acetylglucosamine 2-epimerase, with the protein product MISIDLIAGARPNFMKISPIIDAITAAAGEGKAITFRLIHTGQHYDKNMSGSFFEQLGIPEPDVNLGAGGGTQAEQTAAIMIGYEKLLMEGEKPDLCLVVGDVTSTMACTITAQKLHVKVAHVEAGIRSGDWSMPEEINRMVTDSITNFFFTTSEVANESLRKSGVEDERIFYVGNTMIDTLLKHRPRFQKPEVWDKIGLEKGKYIVMTLHRPANVDQEEKLKELIQEIIDHSGGLPLVFPVHPRTKKMLQNLGISHERLHMIDPLGYLEFNYLVESAKAVVTDSGGITEETTVMGIPCMTLRDNTERPETITEGTNELLGTDPQAIKPAMEKLFSDNWKTGKVPYLWDGKTAKRIVEVLLQKLG
- a CDS encoding T9SS type B sorting domain-containing protein; this encodes MKSNHYKCIFNLFIKVIPLIGCLSFPMGSDAQSYNNNEWIFGYCEGGDNNYISFGKDGKANVESLSESITFGKANSAMAIDPISGEILFYTDGALVYNYLNDAMQGVVGELGGVETAKQSVAISALDYELDPNGAKDFYIFYISSDGLLQYSLVDMNDQGGAPANQPPAGAVSQGGIIGDAQGAILTVKSGSSPDYIISFDDGNLTAKRLEDQEGQFTDTDTLSLTSAPQTMMFDEERGILYIVSGIAGEDILSIPFDPDTGAFGTPETLPGTGGTEIITGLEVSPDGDFLYYAQGDDLMRFFISDEAIDPEIPESQIPSATAASMPLEAEIFKIYDVKVGPDGQLYYIYEEVEGGPQYVGRVTNPDEWTLIGLEIEELPFNGSDFCGTVFPQFSPNIDLGPTVDFTWQPEMPCMNTSIQLTSEVTPLNYRPVSFEWEILPPLTDENGEEIEMDLTVEHLLLPQEATAEEQVTVSLTVTYANGETGNVTKSIPLTENNLTAQFSPSDTTLCEPACIDLMPLIEAQSESEDGGQGGQQGGGLGGGTGGQGQSGQNYEYFWSNKRDEGWGPEAPNEVCEPGYYWVLVREQGSNCYAYAGIRIKIWDVEDQSNNIWYFGDGAGLDFNRDPDDPDAPTPRPIETPHPQDIPAGVTTVSDQTGQVLFYTDGQTVWDLNGDAMQNGEDIGGDNLSSSSVLAVPIATDETMYYLFTTQLGAGGENEVKYSLVDIKGDNPDGIGNVVTKDNLLFSPSTQHSAAFNSGDTIWVAFHEQGNNTFRLYPISDEGIGQPVLNSVGSNFDFGDGVGTMKFSNDGSKVAITFQVGGENKVEIFDFDQETGEMTTYAQLDMGAEGNIYGLEFSDDSNRIFVSYTDGGPGIEEYFIQGLEETDNSDPENPVTTVCPECFEDARSQEAIQSCILSSKEVIPDTQSLALGALQMGPDGQIYTAVVGSNQIGQVQVGSSCNPSTFTQSGVEAMPGTSNLGLPSFVQNSGSSIPDPALDGPDRLCLSNDIGALGEFEAGGEPDIDTYNWTIFNEEGEVVDEFLNGGEDLQELEYFFQEVGIYTVQLQVDRCGSPWEEVFRHEVEVVPSPVITLPDEISLCGEEISLVAVDPDDPRMDEYLFRWVNAAGVVVGNSNELLVTEESIYTVFVSYAIPEDYDEDEEYQTCPASQSVFVGPPFDFTIEQSSATVCYGDSVRFSPDTPVSGLWSIRLGTSGEYSEIGETQELSLNTTDLAGPGTYELLFQAADPLNSNCIVERTATLEVSGLPEFSVTEIEPSESCTVTSGSIIVEANAPLDSLVLEETNQIFTTVQENAQITFDGLAPGTYTFTGFIGSCENTLTAVVENNTPPEDVTFTVSTLPESCSDTGPQDGAIVIVFDGDPVSGEYTITNVATGEEAKATFSDQTSMNIVLPAGTYVVEVSNELGCVVPAPGTYEIDSGEEEISLSSPGFCGGVLTSEISLDNEISATDRIEWYRVVGATKNLIAGEENPVLIVRDPGTYEVRLLNEAGCLLGIEQITLNQSDALPPVLSPNYIICAASNDLVTLDVGSWDTYEWSKDGAVVSITPTFTPTVEGDYTLFVVDAEGCDYTIEFRITEVCEVNVTYPNAIRPGDPDRNFLIYTTGDIDMLSVLIYNRWGELIYFCEQENISENLSICAWDGMVDGRKVPSGTYPVIVKFTNEQQNINKVKRDAIVVIE